In Vespa crabro chromosome 13, iyVesCrab1.2, whole genome shotgun sequence, one DNA window encodes the following:
- the LOC124428650 gene encoding 60S ribosomal protein L21, giving the protein MTNSKGYRRGTRDLFSRKFRKHGTIPLSTYMKVYKVGDIVDIKGNGAVQKGMPYKVYHGKTGRVFNVTPHALGVIVNKRVRGRIIAKRINVRIEHLTHSKCREDFLKRVKENERLRKEAKENKVQVQLKRQPAEPSKAHIVSGREAPILLAPIPYEFIA; this is encoded by the coding sequence ATGACCAACTCCAAAGGTTATCGTCGTGGTACAAGGGATTTGTTTTCCCGAAAATTCCGCAAACATGGAACTATTCCTCTGTCCACGTACATGAAAGTGTACAAAGTTGGTGATATAGTTGACATCAAGGGCAATGGAGCTGTTCAAAAAGGAATGCCATATAAGGTTTATCACGGGAAGACTGGACGTGTATTTAATGTCACACCTCATGCTCTTGGAGTTATTGTTAACAAAAGGGTGCGTGGACGCATCATTGCAAAACGTATTAATGTGCGCATTGAACATCTTACTCACTCAAAGTGCAGAGAAGATTTCTTAAAACgcgtaaaagaaaatgaaaggcttaggaaagaagcaaaagaaaataaagttcaAGTTCAACTTAAAAGACAGCCTGCTGAACCATCTAAAGCTCATATTGTATCAGGACGTGAGGCACCTATATTACTTGCACCTATTCCTTATGAATTTATTGCTTAA
- the LOC124428648 gene encoding ubiquitin carboxyl-terminal hydrolase 46, whose protein sequence is MGANISQLERDIGSDQFPPNEHYFGLVNFGNTCYSNSVLQALYFCRPFREKVLEYKARNKRTKETLLTCLADLFHNIATQKKKVGSIAPKKFIARLRKEKEEFDNYMQQDAHEFLNFLINHINEIILAERSQTKQTGGKGAGDAGSPPEPTWVHEIFQGILTSETRCLNCETVSSKDEDFFDLQVDVDQNTSITYCLRCFSNTETLCSDNKFKCDHCSSYQEAQKRMRVKKLPMILALHLKRFKYVEQYNRHIKVSHRVVFPLELRLFNTSDDAVNPDRLYDLVAVVIHCGSGPNRGHYISIVKSHGFWLLFDDDMVDKIDASTIEDFYGLTSDIQKSSETGYILFYQSRDCS, encoded by the exons atg GGTGCAAACATATCACAATTAGAAAGAGATATCGGCTCTGATCAGTTTCCGCCAAATGAACATTATTTTGGTTTAGTCAAT tTTGGTAATACTTGTTACAGCAATTCAGTATTGCAAGCTCTATATTTCTGTAGGCCATTTAGAGAGAAAGTATTAGAATACAAAGCTAGAAACAAGAGAACCAAGGAAACATTATTAACATGTTTAGCTGATTTGTTTCATAATATTGCtacacaaaagaaaaaagttggtTCCATTGCTCCTAAAAAGTTTATTGCtagattaagaaaagaaaaag AggaatttgataattatatgcAACAAGATGCACACGAGTTTTTAAActttcttattaatcatataaatgaaattattctgG cAGAAAGAAGTCAAACCAAACAGACAGGTGGAAAAGGTGCAGGTGATGCTGGGTCTCCACCAGAACCAACATGGGTCCATGAGATATTTCAAGGAATATTGACTTCGGAAACACGCTGCCTTAATTGTGAGACTGTTTCTAGCAAAGATGAGGATTTTTTTGATCTGCAAGTTGATGTAGACCAAAACACCTCAATAACATACTGCCTGCGTTGTTTCTCTAATACTGAAACTCTTTgtagtgataataaatttaaatgtgATCATTGTAGTAGCTATCAGGAAGCTCAG aAACGAATGAGAGTTAAGAAACTTCCAATGATCTTAGCattacatttaaaaagatttaaatacgTGGAACAATATAATCGACACATCAAAGTATCTCACAGGGTAGTTTTTCCATTGGAATTGCGGCTTTTTAATACT AGTGATGATGCTGTCAACCCTGATCGCTTGTATGATTTAGTTGCAGTTGTGATACATTGCGGAAGTGGCCCTAACAGAGgtcattatatttctatagtaAAGAGTCATGGATTTTGGTTGCTTTTCGACGATGACATGGTTGAT aaaattgaTGCATCAACTATAGAGGATTTCTATGGGCTCACCTCAGATATACAGAAGAGTTCAGAAACtggatatattttgttttatcaatCGAGAGATTGTAGTTAA
- the LOC124428647 gene encoding WW domain-containing oxidoreductase-like: protein MVNVLNDSDSEDELPPGWEERATVDGNVYYVNHYTKGTQWTHPRTGRKKIVEGELPSGWEKCISDDGKVLFVDHMNRTTTYTDPRLAFATEYREISQPVRQRFDGSSTALSVLHGRDLRGKLALVTGANTGIGFETARSLALHGCYVILACRNLKTGEEAVKKIRQEKENVNCEVLELDLTLLQSVRNAAEKFKQKYRTLHILILNAGVFAIPYELTKDGYETTFQVNHLSHFYFTLLLEHPIRSCHNARIIFVSSESHRFSSIQHVEDIHPLTLSPPRYHYWPMGAYNDSKLCNILFAQELSKRWPAVSVFSCHPGNMVSSSLPRYSWIFRILYAIVRPFTKSLQQAASTTIFCATAPELEGATGLYFNNCYRCDPSNFAVDSALASRLWSVSQDMIINVMKKDKLWQELALK, encoded by the exons ATGGTGAATGTCCTAAATGATTCCGATAGCGAGGATGAATTACCTCCTGGATGGGAGGAAAGGGCTACTGTAGATGGGAATGTTTATTACGTAAA tcaCTATACGAAAGGTACACAATGGACCCATCCTAGAACTGGGcgtaaaaaaattgttgaagGAG AATTACCATCTGGTTGGGAGAAATGTATATCTGATGATGGTAAAGTTCTCTTTGTCGATCACATGAATCGTACTACTACTTACACTGATCCCAGGCTGGCTTTTGCCACAGAATATAGAGAAATTTCACAACCAGTACGGCAAAGGTTTGATGGAAGTAGTACAGCCCTTTCAGTTTTACATGGTAGAGATTTACGTGGTAAATTAGCACTTGTCACTGGTGCTAATACTGGAATAG gTTTCGAAACAGCTAGGTCATTAGCTTTACATGGTTGTTATGTTATACTTGCTTGTAGAAATTTAAAAACAGGTGAAGAGGcagtgaaaaaaataagacaagaaaaagaaaatgtaaattgtGAAGTATTAGAATTAGATTTAACGTTGTTACAAAGTGTACGTAATGCTGCAGAAaagtttaaacaaaaatatag gactcttcatattttaatattgaatgCTGGTGTTTTTGCGATTCCATATGAACTTACAAAAGATGGTTATGAAACAACATTCCAAGTAAATCatctttcacatttttattttacactttTATTGGAGCATCCAATACGCAGTTGTCATAAtgcaagaataatatttgtttccaGTGAATCGCATag ATTTTCTTCTATACAACATGTAGAAGATATTCATCCTTTAACTTTATCACCACCTAGATATCATTATTGGCCAATGGGTGCATACAATGATTCAAaactttgtaatatattatttgcacAAGAATTATCTAAACGATGGCCTGCAGTAAGTGTATTTAGTTGTCATCCTGGCAATATGGTTTCTTCATCTTTACCTCGTTATTCGTGGATTTTCCGAATATTATATGCCATAGTGAGACCCTTCACCAAATCATTG caACAAGCAGCAAGCACAACAATTTTTTGTGCAACTGCACCAGAATTAGAAGGAGCAACAGGACTttactttaataattgttatcgttgtgaTCCCTCAAATTTTGCAGTAGATTCTGCATTAGCAAGTAGATTATGGTCTGTTTCTCAAGATatgattataaatgttatgaaaaaagataaactttGGCAAGAATTagctttaaaataa
- the LOC124428649 gene encoding 39S ribosomal protein L15, mitochondrial, which yields MAKSGRDLALSMLRTLPRVVLSNLRPNPGAKMASRRGRGQHGGDKHGAGNKGSGQRQNYMRPGYETGNNPFYLRFQYEPYYKGHHLRRQYPPLSLHQLQMFIDTNRIDISKPIDLATIINTGLYNFHINWKHAGVHLTDEGADLFKAKVNIEVQWASEPVIAAIERNGGVITTAYYDTNCLFALNDTEQFLRRGDPIPRRLLPPADCLEYYSSAASRGYLADPEKISQERLILSQKYGYILPKIEDDPDYEMLTERKDPRQLFYGLEPGWVISLVDKTILKPKAEYLKEFYAS from the exons ATGGCAAAAAGTGGTAGAGATTTAGCATTATCCATGTTAAGAACTTTACCTCGAGTAGTACTGTCAAATCTTCGACCTAACCCTGGTGCAAAAATGGct TCAAGAAGAGGTAGAGGTCAACACGGAGGAGATAAACACGGCGCAGGAAATAAAGGTTCTGGTCAAAGACAAAATTATATGAGACCTGGATATGAAACTGGAAACAACCCGTTTTATCTTAGATTTCAATACGAACCATATTATAAAGGACATCA CTTAAGAAGACAGTATCCACCACTTTCTTTACATCAGCTACAAATGTTTATAGATACAAATAGGATAGATATAAGTAAACCAATTGATCTtgcaactataataaatacaggATTATATAACTTCCATATTAATTGGAAACATGCTGGAGTTCATTTAACAGATGAg GGCGCAGATTTATTCAAAGCAAAAGTTAACATAGAAGTACAATGGGCAAGTGAACCAGTGATCGCTGCAATTGAAAGAAATGGTGGTGTTATTACTACAGCCTATTATGATACAAATTGCTTGTTTGCTTTAAATGATACCGAACAATTTCTTCGTAGAG GTGATCCAATACCCCGTAGATTATTACCACCTGCAGATTGCTTAGAATATTATTCAAGTGCTGCATCAAGAGGATATTTGGCAGATCCTGAAAAAATTTCTCAAGaacgtttaatattatcaCAAAAATATGGTTATATACTTCCAAAAATTGAAGATGATCCTGACTATGAAATGCTAACAGAACGTAAAGACCCACGACAGTTATTTTATGGCCTTGAACCAGGTTGGGTTATAAGTCTTGTAGATAAAACAATTCTTAAACCAAAGGCagaatatttgaaagaattttatgctagttaa